The Panthera uncia isolate 11264 chromosome C1 unlocalized genomic scaffold, Puncia_PCG_1.0 HiC_scaffold_3, whole genome shotgun sequence genomic sequence cctccactcccctcccctgtccacccAGGGCCCGGCTGGCTGAGGACCACTCACCAGCTTCTCCAGTGAGCCCGTGGCGGGCCTCTCCTGTAGCACCAGCTTGCCCCGGCGCTGCTTCTGCTCAGGCCCAGAGCTCTGGGGGTTCACCTTGGGGTTCCCACAGCCCTGGATGACCTGGGAGAAGACCGTAGGGGTCCTGCAGGGGCACGAGGCCACATCCGGGATGCCACGCCACGCCCACTGCACCCTCCTGCCCGCACCTTGGCTGTGAGCGTATCCCTGTTGTCCTGGAGGGCGTTGATGGCTTCTGCGAGCCACAAATGCACACTGCCGATGACGCTTTCCGCACCCGACGGGCCCCAGAACTTGTCGGTGATGAGCACCATGGAGTCTGGGACAGGCGTGGGCACACGCACAGAGGGCATTTGGTAAGTATGCACGCCAGCCAGGCCGTGTCCACACGTGAGCTCACGCGTGTGCTGATACGCACGCGTGCCGGCCGGCCAGGGGTCCGTGGGTGAACGTGTTAGCTCCTGTGTGTCGGCATGCACGCGTGTTGGGCACACGCGTGTGGAAGCTCGCGTGTGCTGGCACATGCTGAACTGGCCCACCGTGGGCGGGTGCTAGTTCACACATGTGGGTGAGTCTCACGCATCAGCACACGTGAGCGTGTACACGGGTCGGCCTGCGGGGTCAGCACAGTTAGGACTTACCGGTGCCGGAGCGCGGGCACGCTGGCCCACCTGACGTCAGCAGCGTCAGCTCACACGTATTGATGTGGATGCGTGTGGGCCCCCCACGTGTCGGCACGCGCACAGGCCGGCTGGCCCACCGCATGCGGTGGCCCGCCTTAGGTCACGTTCATGTGGGCAACTATGCGTGAGGGGGCCCTCGCTCAGCGGGGAAGGGCGAGGAACTAGGACcccgcagggctccatcccaggcaGCAGCCTGCACTCAGAATGGCCTCCCTGTCCCTTGACCCCGGGTCACCCTCCTCCCAGGGCCTCTGGCCAGGCACTCCCGAGGACGGGACTGGCTTtgtccctgctctgctctggcGCGTGGTGGCAGCGAGGGCTCACCCAGAAGGTTCCTCCACTCGGCGTCGAGGTCGGCCTGGTTGGCCAGGCAGCCTTTGAGCACATTGCGGCAGTAATCAGGGCAGGGCCGGGCGCCGGGGACCCCCAGGCAGTGCGCGCAGTAGACCAGCTTCATGACGGCCCTCGAGCACTCCgggcccaggggcacctgcggAGCCAAGGCAGCCTGAGCCCAGCCCCGCAGCTGGGCGTGCCCAGCCCCCCAAGGAGCCCGGGGCTGGAAGGCTCTGGACAGAAGTCAGGAGGCCTCAGTTCTGCCCCACCCACAGTGGGACCTCTGCCTGGCCCCGGCCCTTCTTGGGGAGCCCCTCTCTTCTCAGATGATCAAGCAGGCCCACGGGTCGTGGGACCACTCATCCTAATAACTGCTACCGTCCTAGTGAGCGACTCCCTGGAACACTGCCGTCACCAAGCCTCACGGGGGAGCGTGAATAGGTCTGTGTGCGACGCGCACGAGGGGACTGAGGCTCAGGGCTGGGCAGAGGACCCGCTAAAGGACGCCAGCTGGAGGCGGAGAGGCGGCTCACACCCAGGGCTGTGTGGCTCGGAGGCCgatgccctccccctccccggttTGTCACCAGGGGGTCTGACTCCAGCTGTCTCTCAGGGGACGGGCCTGCTGGCCCCGGCCTGCTCTGGCCTCCGAGCCAGTTGCCCTTTCGACTCCCGGCCCCTGACCCCGCAGTCGACTCGGCATCTAGCCCCACACCTTCTCCCCTCTGGTCCTGCACGGGACCCAGGCTGGCTGAGGATGGGACCGCCCGGCTGCCCCCACCACCGGAGCTCAGTCGCGGGACATTGGGACGTGCTGTAGGCGGGGCAGGGAGCCGGGCCAGGAGACCCCGGGGCACGGGGCGGGGCCGAGATGCAaagcggcggggggcggggccgaaGGGTCCCCCGAGCGAGGTGGGGGGGCCCGCCAAGCGCACCTGGGCCACCTTCCGGACCACGTCACTGGCCACGCCCAGGCCCTGCACGAAGGCGCGAGCTGCCACGAAGGCGCGGGTGGCGCGCAGGCGCAGCTCGCGCGGGGCCTCCCCGAAGGGCCGCAGCGCCTCGGCCTGCTTGCCCAGACAGTCCAGGTAGTCGTCGGGCAGCAGCAGCTGCGGGTGCAGCTGCCTGAAGAGGCGCTCCAGCAGGCGGGCCCAGAACTCGGCCAGCGTCTCCTCCAGGTGCAGGTTTGCGCCGCGGTAGTAGAGGCGCAGCTCGGAGTACAGGTCCCGGAAGGCCCTGGCGCTCTGCGTGTACAGCTCCCCGAAGGCGCCGGGGAAGGTGTCCTGCAGCGCCCGCTCCGACTCGTTCAGCAGGTGCTGGAAGTGATCTgggccagtggggggggggggggggggggccccggggggccccccgtcccccccccccccccccccccccccccccccgcggggggGGGGCCGCCCCCCCGACGCCCCGAGGGCTtctaagcccccccccccccccccccgtggcctGGGGTGCAAAAGCCTGGATGGGGGTCCCCTCTCGGGTCTCAGGGCCTCCAATGGACACTTCTGAGCTGGGGGCAGGCTCAGGGTGCCCTCAGGGACTCATTGGGATCACCTGTAAGGGGGGCAGGAGGGTCCTCTGAGTCAGGAGGTGGGGCCGCCTCCTTCCTGCTCTTTCCTCCCTgcgttgccccccccccccccccaccccccagccccgtgTCCGGCCCTCCCTCTCATGCCTCCCAGAAGCTGGCCTGCCTGAGGGTCCGGGTTGGATCTCCTGTAGCCCTTGGGACCTGCCCAGAGGCCCAGACAGATGTGCTGCAGCCTTCCGGGAGGCAGGGCGTGGGCGTGGTTCGGGGGAGATGCCCTGCACCCCGTATGCCCAGAACGGGGTCCCGGACAGCACCCACCCCCTTTAGCAGCAAGACTGCAGTCTGTAACCACATGGCCCCTGCCCTCGGACTCGGCCCCCAGAGCCGTGGCCACCCTCCCCGCACAGGCCCCTGGACCCTGGGCCCCCAGGGGTTTTCAGGCTCCTCCACATCTACGCCACCCAAGGCCCTGGGCTGTAGGGCTCAGGACCCCCTGTGTAGCACCCCAGGTGGGAGCCGGGCAGCTCCTGGCCAGGCTGCTGGAtggtgggaaggaggcagggggcGGAGGTCACGGGCCCCCAAGGAAAGCCACTGCTGCAGGTGTTGCCAGGCTGGTCCTCAAAGCCACTCGGGGCTGTCTGCCAGCTGCAggctcacactctccctcctgTCTCAGCTCGGGCTCTGCCGGGGCACCTCCTCCCTCCAGTCAGACCTCAGGCTTCAATCTCAGCTCAGAGGTCACTTCCTGggggccccccaccccagcgcCCACACCGTCCCCCTGGGGTGGCCACCGTGGACGTCGTTATACCAGCCCGCTCTTCACGGTCCAGGGCGTTCGATCTCTGCCCAGACACGGCGTGAGACTCCCGGTGTGAGACCCATGAATGCCACGCACAGCAGCTGCCCCGGAGATGTGAGGACCACGCCCGGGGCCCCAAACTCCTCCTGCCCCGGCACCAGCGCAGACCCGGCCCTCCGAAGCCCCATCCTCAGTGTCCCGCCCCGAGCTCGGCCGTCACACTGCGGTTCCTGGCTCCGGGCCACCTGGTGGCCAGTGCAAGGCCTGTTCCTGCCTCTAGTGATAAGGAGCCACCTTGAGAGCAAGAGGGACCCTCTGAAGGGCGGACAGAGGGATGGGCCTGATCTCCCCAAACATGCACGTGTGTTGCCGTGCACACCACGGGGTGGACAAAGTCGCCTGCAGACCACCCCACGCTCACGGGTCCCCTGCTTGGGCCCCTGCATGTGGGCAGCTTTCCGCTACCGGGACCCCCCAAATCTCAGCTCCCAGCCCCAGAGCGCTAATAACCCCACCCATCCTGTGACCCCGCCTCACCAGCAGAGGTGCCCTCGTGCCCAGCTCCCCACCGTGTCAGCGTCTGGTGGTCCCCAAACCCCAGTGGCCTGCTCACCATCGAAGTTCTGCAGCTGGGTGGTGAGTGTGGCCTGCAGGGCTCGGCCGCTGTCCAGGAGGGCTGTCTCCAGTTCAGCCCGGCTGCGGTTGGCCAAGTTCTCCTCCATGTGGCTGGTGCAGCAGGTGTAGCCCTGGGGGCAGATCCGCAGGTGCTCACCTGTGGGGAGGGGCCGgcgtgaggggaggaggggcggggaggctGCTGGGGCATGGGTCCGGGGGCAGGCACAGCTTTGGGGACCAGGAGAACTGGCCCTGGGGCTTGGCGGGGTCTCCTGGGCAGGGCGGACATGAACAGCGGACCCTGGGAGGGGCACAGCTCCAGTGGGGGTCCCGGGGTAGGCGGTGCAGTCCCCAGCGTGGGACACAGGAGCAGGGCTTCCTCCGCAGGCCACCCTCCAGGCCGTCTGGGACAAACGCAGCCGGGCTGGTCATAAAGTGAGGATGCAGGGATGTCGGAGGTCCCCCCGGCCCCTCAGTCCCCCTGCTGCCACCATGCAGGTGAGGAGGGCCATCCCAGGGGCTCTGGagcagctcaggtcacatctgTGACCCAGCACGGAACTGCCTCAGGGCCCTGTGTATGTGCGGAGGGGTGGGCTCCCAGACTCAAGGCTCCCCAGGGTAAGCCTCCAGGCCTGCATGGTGCCCCCCTGCCTGGGCCCTGGCTGAGAacgggcagggaggaaggggtcGCTGATGGGCAGGGCTGGACAACCAGAGCCtccttaccacccccccccccccccgccccatgccaGAGCACGTGGGGGGCAGCCTAACCCAGCAAGGACATGGCCTGGACACAGATCTGCCGGGGGCGGGCGGGGCAAGAGGACACACGGGTGTCTCCGGACGTCCCTTCCGCTGCGCCCCCAAAGCCCCCATCACTCCTCACGCCGCGGCCTTGGCCCTTGGCTCCAGGGCAGCACCACTATCCATGTTCCCACCTTGGGGTCAAGGACAGGTGCTAAGTCACACAGCCCTGTGGTTATACCGCTGTGCATACTGCGCCGGCCGCTGGGCCCAGTATTACGATCGCAGCAGCTCGGAGGTGGGTGCTGTGACCCCACTTTATAGGCCAGAGACACCAAGCTCAGAGAGACTAGTTTCCCGTCCAGTCCATGCTGCACAGTGAGAAGCCAAGGCTACCTGTTTTCAGGACTCCACGCCCACCGGGCcacctccccgccctccccacccgTCCCTACCCCACCCTGCAGGCCATACTTCGTGCCTCTAAGCTGTGGGAGCGGTCCCTCCTGGGGCCCCCTGGGCAGCAAGGGTctgacgggggaggggggcaggggctgtgtggGGGCAGGGTCATCCTGTGCAcagttgtggggtgggggtgcggcgGCCTGGGCAGAGTTCTCTGGGTCccgagggctgggggctggct encodes the following:
- the GPC1 gene encoding glypican-1, giving the protein MELRARGWWLLCAAAALAACARGDPASKSRSCSEVRQIYGAKGFSLSDVPQAEISGEHLRICPQGYTCCTSHMEENLANRSRAELETALLDSGRALQATLTTQLQNFDDHFQHLLNESERALQDTFPGAFGELYTQSARAFRDLYSELRLYYRGANLHLEETLAEFWARLLERLFRQLHPQLLLPDDYLDCLGKQAEALRPFGEAPRELRLRATRAFVAARAFVQGLGVASDVVRKVAQVPLGPECSRAVMKLVYCAHCLGVPGARPCPDYCRNVLKGCLANQADLDAEWRNLLDSMVLITDKFWGPSGAESVIGSVHLWLAEAINALQDNRDTLTAKVIQGCGNPKVNPQSSGPEQKQRRGKLVLQERPATGSLEKLASEAKAQLRDAQDFWISLPGMLCSEKMAMSAASDDRCWNGMAKGRYLPEVMGDGLANQINNPEVEVDITKPDMTVRQQIMQLKVMTNRLRSAYNGNDVDFQDASDDSSGSGSGDSCPDDLCGRRVSKKSSSPRTTLTHALPGLSEQEGQKTSASGCPRPCVSLMLLLSLVLLAARPTWR